A window from Osmia lignaria lignaria isolate PbOS001 chromosome 8, iyOsmLign1, whole genome shotgun sequence encodes these proteins:
- the LOC117606743 gene encoding protein phosphatase PTC7 homolog: MQSIYWTGRLLSRAIWNGISNYTACADPNLNNRREASFISAVCGFPKDFARGRLRKGQFGDDAWFSAKFKTVEVIGVADGVGGWRHYGIDPGEFSSFLMRTCERLVTMGRFTPSEPARLLANSYYELLENKQPILGSSTACVIILNKETSSIYAANIGDSGFVVVRKGEVVHRSSEQQHYFNTPFQLSLPPPGHSGLVLSDSPESADTSSFGVEDGDVILLATDGVFDNVPDQILITEMRKVQGERDPTKIQGVANSIAWMARSLAFDGAFMSPFAQSARENGIDTIGGKPDDITVLLATVAI; this comes from the exons ATGCAGTCCATTTATTGGACCGGGAGGTTGCTGTCTCGGGCGATATGGAATGGCATATCAAATTACACAGCATGCGCTGATCCCAACCTGAACAATCGTCGCGAAGCATCTTTCATTTCGGCTGTATGCGGTTTTCCCAAAGATTTTGCGCGTGGACGTTTGCGTAAGGGACAGTTCGGTGATGACGCTTGGTTCAGTGCCAAATTCAAGACTGTTGAAGTAATAG GTGTAGCTGATGGAGTGGGTGGATGGCGACACTATGGAATAGATCCAGGAGAATTCTCTAGTTTTTTAATGAGAACTTGCGAAAGACTGGTCACTATGGGCAGGTTCACACCTTCTGAACCAGCTCGATTATTAGCAAATAGTTACTATGAATTACTAGAAAATAAACAACCCATATTAG GTAGCAGTACTGCATGTGTTATAATCCTCAATAAAGAGACAAGTAGCATTTATGCAGCTAATATTGGAGATAGCGGTTTTGTAGTTGTAAGAAAAGGAGAAGTAGTTCATCGTTCTTCTGAACAACAGCACTACTTTAATACTCCGTTTCAGTTGTCTCTTCCACCTCCAGGACATTCTGGCCTGGTGCTCAGCGACAG TCCAGAATCTGCGGATACTTCTAGTTTTGGAGTCGAAGATGGTGACGTAATCCTTCTAGCAACGGATGGAGTGTTTGATAATGTGCCTGACCAAATACTTATCACTGAAATGCGTAAAGTTCAAGGTGAAAGAGATCCTACTAAGATACAAGGAGTTGCTAACTCAATAGCGTGGATGGCTCGTAGTTTAGCGTTCGACGGCGCATTTATGTCTCCATTTGCCCAAAGTGCTAGAGAAAATGGAATTGACACTATAG GTGGTAAACCAGATGACATTACAGTGCTTTTAGCAACGGTGGCAATATAA